DNA sequence from the Desmodus rotundus isolate HL8 chromosome 4, HLdesRot8A.1, whole genome shotgun sequence genome:
TGCCGTCCATAACCCGCTTCTGCTGGCCAAAGAGCCACGGGGGCTTTATAGACCAGGgcacccacccccgccctgctAGGCGCCTTTGCCATTAGCTCACCAGCTCAAttctccacctgcctcccccacctgtcACCTTCACCCTGCGCagccccagggagcaggaggaggcaaGGACAGTTGCCCCCCACAACCTTTGGCCTATTGGAGCCAGAGGGCACAGCACCCCAAGGGCAGGGGCTAATAGGAAAGAGCCTGCCCAGCCCTTCTTGACAGCTTGGGCCCAGCTGGTCCTTAgccagggcagctgggctgcACAAAGGACCTGCTGGTTGCCCCTAGCTCTGATGGCAGTGCCATCTGCTGGATGCCTGGAAACTATACCCAGCCAGTGCTAGTAAGGGAGCCTGAGAGCCAAATGTGGGGACCCAAGACAGTTCTATGTCCCCAGGCTGTCCTGTGAGCAGGCCCTGCTGGCTCTGAGAAGGGGCAGACTGTTTCATCCGGGCCACAGTGCCAGGGTGGTTGGTGGGGGCAAGGGCAGCTGTCTCCCTCTGTGCCCCAGCTCACGCAGGCGTGTGCCTCTCTGGGGTTCCACGATGCCCCCTAGCAAAGCATTCCTGCATTTGGCTCTATGTCCTTTAGTCCCTGACAAAGCCAGCCACCGGTCTGTTTCAGGGGGCCTCTGCAGGAGGTACAGGGTCTTGCTTCAAGAGGGGTCTCAGGAAACCGGTGAAGAGCCAGAGTGCAGTGCCCAGCCCAGATGATGACACCAGCTCTGGTGACTGTCCTTTTCTCCTGTTTCCCTGTCAagccaccctgactggggaccagcCCGTGctcactgagaaagaaaaataatcccaACTGGAGAAGCAGACCTGAACTTGCTCAGCCCCACACCTGCAACTGTGGGAGCCAGCCCTGGGTCGCCATGACCCGTGTTTAACCTGCCAGTGAACCGCGGCCACCACGGCCCTGTGGTTCTGCAACACTCACGTGGCCTGCCCTTAGCTAAAGCACCTTATCTAAGATTCCCTCTCTGCATATGTGCACACTTTCCCCTAAGGACATGCAGGAACCgctcctttttttctctgagcAAGCCAACACATGCTCTAAATTTGTCAGAGATTTCGTGTTAACATCGCCAAGTGTGCAGTTGTCTCTGGGATTTGCACACATCTTGGTCCTGGGGGCCTGGCTCAGGGGCTGCAACCGGAAGCCAGCGCCCTCCTGTTGCAGAAACAGACCAGCAGGTAACTAACATGACCTTTCTGAGATGCTGCCTTCTTCACATCTGTCAGCCCACTTAATCCTCCCAGCAactgagagggaggaggagacagggcagggggtaTCACATCCACTTCAACAATAAGCAAAGTGGGTTCAGAGGTTAAGTGGTTTTTCCTGAGGACCCACGAGAACGCAGAGCCCAGGCACTAGCAGTGCCAGGCTTGCTCCACTGTACTCACTGCTGCACCCAGGGCAGCTGGCGGAGCGTGCACCCACCTGCTCCCACACCAGAACCGGctcccagggctccagagagCTGCAGCGGAGCCTAAAGTCAAAGCCAGACGAGAGAAGGAGCAAAAGGCTTTATTGATAAATATGCAGATATGTCTGTACACAGGGACCTGCTGTGGGGCCATGACTGGCTGCAGACCCCCCACCACTTGGACTACAGCCAGGGGATGGCCCTGTGCAGACCCCTGGCACAGCAGCCCAGCTGTCCAGCCACCCGCCTCATCTCTGCCAATtgtgctgggggcaggagagacAGAAGCTGGCCTCCGACACCCTGTCCCTGGGGCTCACAAGCGGTCCCCTCCCCTCCAAGGGACTGGCACTGTGCCCAGGGCAGAATcaggaggtgagggcaggggagggagacagcAGCTGCTTCAGACCCTGAGCAGAAAACCGGAGTGAGCACAGCTGGCAGCACCAGATGACAGATCTGGGCTTCGGGGACCTCCGGGCTGGCCTTCATGGCTTGAACCTGCCatgggagagaggcagggtgaAGGCCCcagctttccttttctctgacaAGGTTGGCAAGGCCTGTGTGGCAGCACTGCTTCCTGGGTGCTGAGCACTGTGGCGCACGgtgtccctgggaggcagggTCCTTTCGAGGCTCGCCCAGCAGTCGTACGGCGGGGAGGTGCCCCTGAAGAAAATATCAGCACTGGAAGGCAGCAGGCGGGTGGGGGCCTGGTGCTCCAGCCTGGGGGCCTTTCAGCCCCGCAGAGTCCCTCCCTGGCTTCTCTTCCCAGGGGTCTGTGGGCTTCTCAgtcctggggtggtgggggctgaTTGATGATGACCTGGATGACAAAATCTTTCTGGATCTTGGTCTCCTGGAGCCGTGTGCGGTCTGTGagcagcttcccagagaagaaccATCGCTGCCAGGATGGTTCAATGCCCTCCTGGGCGTGCAGCTGCCTCTTGAGCTGCCCCACCGTGTCGGGCAGGCTGGCGCTGAGCCTCACGTCCTTGCCTGTGGAGAGGCGCACCTTCAGCGGAAACTCACGGCGCACGCTGGGTGTGGGCTCGGGGGGCTCCACGCTCTCCTCCTCAGTGTGCTCCAGCAGCAGGTTCACGGGCGGTGACAGGCAGTAGATGGGCAGCTGGTAGCGATTGCCCAGCTCATCGTAGCATTCACAGAGGGTGCCTGTGGGAAAGACAGGGCTGTCCGAGTCTGCTCGGGGCTGACTTTTGTCCCCATAAAATCCCTACAtcaaagccctaacccccaatgtcactgtatttggagacaggggcCTATATGAGAGTAATTAAAGCTAAAAGAGATCATTTTGGGCGGGACCCTGATCCGACAGAATTAGTGTCCTGGTGAGGGACTccagatagttacagaatagtcatagggataATCAATAATACTGTAGTAACTTTGTATGGTGTCAGAGGGGTACTACGTTTATTGGGGTGGTCACTTCCTAAgttaatataaatgtttaatcatgAGTTTGTACACCTacaactaatataatactgtatgtcaactgtaaacCCACggctttatagtcaattaacatttgacagaggaagcaagcacatacaatgggctaaagatagtttattcaataaacagtgttgggaaaattggacagttgcgtgcagaaaaatggaactagaccaccttcttatactacacacatgaataaattcaaaatggatcaaagacttacatgttagacctgaaaccataaaaatcctagaagaaaacacaggcagcaaaatctcggacatttttttttatcagatatgcctccctaggcaagggaaacaaaatccacatccaattaaaaagtttctgcatatCAAAGGAAACCATCGGCAaagaaagacaacccacagaatgggagatcATATTCGccgatatatctgataaggggttaatatccaaaatttatagagtacttacaaaactcagcaccaaaaaaacaaacatcccaattaaaaaatgggcaaaggacctaaatagacatttctccgaagaggacacacaggtggccaatagacatatgaaaagatgctcaacatcactaatcatcagagaaacgcaaactaaaaccacaatgagatatcacctcacacctgtcagaatggctgtcatcaataaattaacaaacaagtgctggtgaggacatggagaaaggggaacccttgtgcactgtcaacgggaatgcagactggtgcagccactgtggaaagcagtatggaaatagctcaaaaaattaaaaatggccctggctgttgtggctcagtggattgagcactggcctgcgaaccaaagggttgccagttcaatccccagtcagggcacatgcctggattgtgggcctggtccccagtggtaggggggcgcgtgagaggcaaccacacgttgatgtttctccctctctttctcactcccttccctctctctaaaaataaactacaaataaaatctttaaaaaaaatttaaaaatggatctgcctttcaacccagctatcccacttctgggaatatatctgaaggaacccaaaacactaatttgaaagaacataagacCCCTaggttcactgcagtgttatttacaatcaccaaagtatggaagcagcccaagtgtccatcagtagatgagtgaataaaacaactatgggacatttccacaatggaatactactcggccataaaaaaagaagaaaattttactctgcaacagtatgggtggacctggagaacattatgctaaatgaaataagccactcggagaaagacaaatatcatatgatttcgctcatatgtggaatctaatgaactgaacacgaactaacaaggaaaatggggacagactcacagatggagagctgatgacagctagtgatgtgggggaggttagggggttgagcagaaaggaaaaaggactcatggatacagacaacagtgtggtgattgctcgGGGAGAGGGGTGTAACAGGGCCAAAAGGtaatataaaagaatttaaaaattaaaataaataaataatttaagaaaacagtCAGCAGAGTGCTCGCTCTCTTTCTACATAGCAAGCAGGTGGCCATCTATGAGCCAGGGAGAGCTCCTGCCGAACGCCGATTCAGCCGGCACCTTGGTAGTGcgctttccagcctccagaactgtgagaaataaccTCTGTTGTTTAATACGCCACCCAGCCTGTGAtactttgtcacagcagcccaagCAGCTTAATATACCTATCATGGAGACTCCACAGTCCCAAACCAACCCTTGCAGTCATGTGTCCCTGGATGAGCTGGGAGGAGCTCACGGCAGAGTCAGGAAGATGTGGGCTGGTACTCTGGCTCCACCAGGTACTGGCTTGTACAACCCTGGCAAATTATGCAACTTTCCATTTGCTCATTCAACAACTCTTTCCTCAGCATATGCGCTGGGTGCTGGGGTTACAGGGACGAATGAAATAGCACAGGCCCTGCTGTTCATGTCTTACCTGGGGGGTGTACCtagtgggcctcagtttccttaccccTACAATGCACTGCATGTAGAAATATATTCACTGTGCCTTGAGCAGCTACTAAGTGCTAGGACTAGACTAAATGATGTTATAGTATCTCACCGAATCCCAGCAACCAGCCTATGAGGAAGGTGTCCCCACTTGAAGTAACACACTGAGGCTTTAATTCGAGAAGCTCCCAGCTCAGGATCACAAAGCAGGGAAACAGAGACACTCATGCTGCACCTTAAACCTAGATCTCAGATTCTACAGAATTCTACTGTTACCCCCTCTTTACATGGTCCCACAGGCTGTTACAAATGTAAATTAGGTAGCGCAGAACTTTCTAgttcagtgcccagcacataagCACCCAACAGAAGGGTGGTACCTAGATGTTCTGGGATCCCAAAGTGCCCTGAATAACCCTTCACCTGCCCTCATCACACTGCTTTGAGGTCTGCTGGtacctctcccttccctcactgTGCCCGCTCACCATGTGGCAGGGTGATGCTGGCTCCATCCAGGATGGCCTGTGCCAGCTCATGGTCGTTGGCCTCAGCTGCGTAGGCAGCGGCCTTGAGGGCATCCCAGATCTCCTTGCGGCCCTCAAAGGCGGGTGCTGTGTCCCAGAACTCATCCCGCTTGCTCCGCAGCTGCCCATCTGTCATGGGGTAGTCGCTCTTCCACTTCAGCCGCTCCTTCTTCAGGGGCTCATTGCGTCCTGGGCAGGATGGAAGGGAGATGCTCAGCATATCTAAAGCCAGGGCTGCTGTTCACCatcttcccagcccctcccttccccaggccaGGACCAAGACCCACTGCCCGGCCCACCCTACCCCCCAGTGCAGTGGCTCCCAAGTATTTAGGTCTCTGGCCCCATCTTTGGAGTTAGGGAAGAGTCTGGAAACTCACCCAACCTGGGAACGTAAAATACTCTGTCAGCAAAGCACagactgtctttgctgttgttgtgGCTGTTAAGTTTTAACGGAGTATAAGGTAGTACGCATTCAGTATTTTACAAAGCTAGAGAGAATACAGCTATGTACAAATAGTAACCGCCGCCACTCACGGGGCCAGCCTGTGCCAGATGGCCGGCTAGGGGCTTTGGACCCACTGTTCCTTTGGTCCTCAGAACAAGCCAACAGTGGGACAACCAAGGCCTGGAGACCTTGTCGTCTGTCTAAGGCCACACAGGCACCAACCTAACGCAATACTTCCTGACCCCGAAGGCCACCCTTTGACCACTGCCTGTACCATTCTGCCATCAGGGGAAAAAATTCCTCAAGAATTCCATCATTCGGAAGTGACCACTACTGACACCCAGACGTGTTTCCACCCAGCTCgctttccccatttttctccatATAGTTGATtcatattattaaacattttatattccttATTGCACAAAGGATTCAAAATGTTTTCAGGCTAACGTACAACTTTCtgtttatttcacatttctattACTGTCAATATATATTCCCATGATTGAGATTATAAACAATCTTAATGTCTTGTTATTCATATTTCACCATATAATttcaaacagtatttttttttagaaaaccatAACCAACGAACCAAAAAATCCTGCAGCAGCCGAAGCAGAAAGCGAGTCTGTTAAATGTCACTTTTCttgacacatagacaaaatcaagggggagggtggaggcaggggagggaggtgggttcggatggggtggggtggagggatggggagaaaatgcagacaactgtaattgaataacaataaaagttttaaaaaaagaagtaaacagaaaaataaagccatggttttcttggcaaaaaaaaaaaaaaaaaagtcacttttcttGTTACCTAGCCCCAAGTGGCTTCCTAGACAACTCCGGACCTCGGTCAAGGCTGAAGCCCGAGTATCTCTCAAAGGCCTTAGGAGACGCAGCCATCTCAACGCTTCGAGCAGAATGAGCCACAGGAGCCAGGTCTAAAGCACTAGGTTCCCACCCTCACTTAGATCCTCCAGGAGAGGGACTGGACTGAAGCTGGGGGCTCCCACTAGGCCACCCCCACTGGCTGGGGCAGGAAAGGGGGGATCCTCTGGGGAAGAGGATGACATTCACTGCGTACCACCTGTGTGAGAGAACGCCATGCAAGCactttatttatatacattaccCCATTTCATCCTAGCAATAATAGCCTTAGGTGGCAGGTGCTATTATCGCTATTTCACAGATGATGGGACAGGCAGAGAGAAtaaatgacttgcctgaggtcacacagtaaCTGACAGCGTGAGGGTTTCACCTCAGGTTAGACTGAATATACAAACAGCCCTCCTGTGGGTTTGCTGATACCTGTACAGGCAGAAAACTCTTGGGCCAGACATTTAATTTAAAGTGTCCCTGGGTTAGCAGAAGGAAGTGCAGGTCCAAATCTCTATAGGAAGAAAACATCTTCAAACCAGCCTTCAAAGAATTTCTAAGATAAAGTtccaaggaaaacaaataataaggtcataggtttttggttttttaaaaaaataacatacaaggAAACAAGGCAACATGAGCCAGAGCCAGCAAAAACAGCAAACGGAAGAATCAGACTCACAAAAATTTCAGATATGAgatttatcagatgcagattaTGAAATACCAAGTTTAAGAAATAAGAGagccttaaaaatatgaaaaagagattttaaagaaatccaaGCAGAAATTAGAAGAACCATATAGGCTTTTAGAAGTAACTGGAATTCAGATGGTCTGACATTTTTAATCAGAATTTCCAGGAGGACAGAACAGAAGAATGGGACGAAGCGACATTCAACAACTGGTctttaaatgtaatgaaatgcCACTAGAGTTCCTAACGGGGCGGCTTTCTGCGAGGAACTTGGcaagctgattctaaagtttatacaGAAGAATAATGATAATCCTAGAGAAGAATAAGGTGGGAAAACTTGCACTACAGTTATCAACGCTAATTATAAAGCTATGTGGGACTGGAATGGGAACAGACCAGAGAGCCAGTGGAATGAAACAGCCCAGAAGCAGACCCAAGCCTACACAGAAATGTGGTGCAAGTAAGAAGGAACACTGCAGAcagggtgcgtgtgtgtgtgtgtgtgtgtgtgtgtaagatggATGTGAAatgatattagaaatatatataccGGCTCTGCCCCCAGTTCTTCTGCTATTTTATCTTTGACCCAGTTCTTAACActgagctcctaaaacccttgtaacTTCCTGAGCGATAGCAATGTCTGATACAGAGTTCCTAAATtgcttggaatttcctgagtgacacaagtgtcttttgttttaatgaggAGACTCTTGCTGGGATCCTGGATGAGCGCTAGGCACCAGAAAGATTAAGCCATGATACTCTGGGAATTTTCAGTGGTGCCTCCCATTTTCTggagtgggcagaggggctgggctgtAAATTGAGTTTAATAATTGATCATGCCTCTGTGATGAAGCCTCCATGGAAGGCCCCAAAGCATGGGGcttggagagcttccaggttggtgaacacaccCCCATGCCAGGAGGGTGGCACTATGCAAGTCCAGGGACAGAAGCTCGTGTGCTCAAGACACTTCCAGACCTCACCCTCTCTCTTATCTCTTCACCTGGCTGTTCATTTGTATCCTTTAAAATATCCTTTGTAATagggccctgactgatgtggctcagtgggctggcaTCGTACCATAaaatatcctttgtaataaattgGCAATAGTAAGTAAACTGTTCTCCTGGGTCCTGACAGGCACTCCAGCAAATTATGAAACCCAAGcagggggtcatgggaacctccaaTTGGCAGCCAAGGGTACCAAGCCGAGGGTAGCCTGAAGTGGGGGCCAGGCTAGTGGGACTGAGCCCTTCCACTGTGGGGTCTGTGCTAATTCTGGATGGGATAAGAGTTGGAGAATTGCTTGATGTGGGAAAAACCCGCACAACTAGCATCAGAAGTAGTCTGTGGAGCAGTAGAGGAGAAACATGGAAGATTTTTCTCCAGATGGGCTACTGATGAGTGGTGTTGGGACAGAGGGTCTCCATACAGGAATGAACGCATCAAACAAGATCCCTGACTCACACCAGCCACAAAAGTCAAAAGCAGATCAAATGAAAGGCTGAAGTGTGAAGGACAGAAGGAGGCACTGGAGGAACACAAGATTATACCTGTCTGTGCATTTCCGGTGGAGGGTGGGCTCAGAGGTGCTCCTGCCTGGACCCTGCTGAGTGATGTCTGGCTCCTTCTCCCTTGGGCCCTTCAGTACTGATGACTCTCCGACCAGGACTTTGGTAGAGCAGGGTTCACGGTCTCTGTGCAGTGACGTGCTCAGGGACCTCTAGGGTGTGGTATGTCTGCCCCTCTACTCAGTGATCCCAACCTTGGGGGCTTTTTAACTTCTTGAGCTGATCTGTAGCTTTCCTTCCTCTGTGTCAGAGGTCACTTCTTACTGGTCTCCACCTGTGCCTACCTGCTGCTCCTATGGATGGAAGTTAGGTCCCTCGAATGGCACTCCTAAGCCACTGAGGGTGTAGAAAGCTTGTCAGCCCTGTGAAACAAGAGCATCCAATTGTAAGGAAGAAGCTTCCTAACGAAGAAAGAGTCTAAGCTTCAGGACCTCTGTTGTTCCTGCTCGGAATCCCACCCCCTTTAGTGGTCACATGTTGGTTCTGTTCCTAACAATTGAGGGTGCTGGACTGATGACCCCAGGACACCTGAAGTATAACTGTATGCATGCATCTCACTTTCTCTTCAAAATGAACACAGTCCTGTGGCGTCACCTTTCAAAGTCATCATCTCAGGAGGCCACGGGTACCTGAGGATGCTTTGCTTGAATACCTCACCTTCGGAGTCCTCCCCATTCCACACAGCAGCACACTTTCCTGTTAAGAGACACACTTCTTACCCGTGGAAGGACACAATGTCAGGGAGCCTCTCCCGGTATTAACAGCATATGCTGCTACCCAGgatacaacaattaaaaaattcctCACCCTGCACTCTGGTCTCTTCAGGCTGGAAACACTAGAAAATATTAGAATGGGTTGGGGATGGCAGGAAGAGGGACGGGCTGATGCTATTAGAAAAGGGCAGCATGCCCTGGAGGGCTAGCTTGGTTAGATCTTCATCCCAATATGCCGAGTGCAAgctggatccctggtcagggaacatacaagaatcaaccaatgaatgcataaataagtggaacaaaaaaacgttgtttctctctctctctctctcccttcctctctctctaaagtcaataaatttaagtaaatttttttaaatacttaatttttttggaaAGAAAGGGCAGCAGGAGCCTAGCCCAGCCATGCCTTCTCAGCTGGCACTACACATCATagccagcagggggcagctgCAGCATCTCTAGGCCAGGTTCTGGCTTCCTTCACCAGTGAGTCAAAATAGCACCAAAATATCCAGAAAAGTTTTGCAGGCCCAAGGCAAACACATGTAAGAGACATGCTGAAATGTCTGGATCCCTACGCAATGATGCCGACAATCTTAGGCACAGatacaaacaaagaaaaggaagcttTTTTATCCAAACATGAAAGCAAATTGATGATGAATATTtctaatttacttaaaaaaaaagttttataattagTTGAGTCAAAAATATGGGCATTGGAAAAGGTGTGAATACTCTTACATGCTGAACAAATTGGTGCAAACTTTCTGAAGGGCATTTGGTATGTAcccaaaaacttaaaaatgtacaTCCCTTTGGCTCAGCCATTTGGTTTCTAAGAATGTATTCTAAGAAAATAATCGCAAGTATGTGGCGAAGGTTTATGTACAATGCTGTTTAGCTCAGCACAGTTTTACAAAGAGGAAAACTGGAAACAGAGGAACCGCACACATCCAGAGAAAGGCTAGAGAAAGCCTGTGCATCCACGGCAGACATTCAGCGATGGGCGGGAGAATGCTGAGTAACTGGGGAGATGGCCAGAGTACAGCGAAAAAAGGTTAGGGAATAGCAAGTGCTTTGTGctccagcttctgtttctaagAGAGAATATAAATCATATATTAAAAAGACTGGAAGGACTTACACCAAAATGCTAACTGGTTATACTTGATTAGCAgttacaagtttttgttttttggctcatgttttccaagttttctataACAAGAATTTGTTACTAATAAGAATAATACAATGAAAGTTGCTAACAAGGAAAAGAAGTACATAGAGTCCTGGGGAGCAGCTTCAACAAAGCAGGAGGAGTTTCAGAGCCAAGTAGGGGGTGCGAGGGTGCTGATGATCCGGAAAGCTCAAGGTCAACAACCTCTAAGATTTCAGCTGCTGGCAGCTAAGCTCTGAGTGGCTCTGTCCAGGGCCAGGACAGGCTCTGCTGGTTTCAGCAGCAGGAGCATCCAGTGGCTTCTACTTATGTCTCCACCTGTCCTAGATAAGTTCCAGGTCAAAGACAGGAACAGAAATGGTCCTTATCCCTAATGAAGTTGAcagaagagagataaaaaaaaacccaaaagaccaTTCTGTGGTCAAGGTACACACCTGTACAGGGAGGTACAAAACACCCACAAAAATCGTGGGTTTCTGTGATTTTGATGGGCAGGCAACAGCAAAGATTTTTGTGACTGAGCAGAGAATGTATGTTTCTGAGCACAGAGGCAAAAGCTGTGGTATTGGAGGGTTGTCCAAAATACCACCTGCATGAGGATCTCCTGGAGTGCCAGTTAAAAAGGCAGACCCCCTGGGCCCACCTCAGACTCATTAAACTGGAGCAGTAGGGGCTAGGCTGGGATATATAGAGATTCTGATAGAAAAAGCCCCCTTGTAAACACAGCACGACAGAAGTGGAAATGGCAGGCTCATCTACGCGTTAATGTAAGTTCGTTCAACAGATCATCTGCGAAGTTGCTGCCGAGAGCAGATTTGGACAGCAAGAGGGCATGCTGTCTGGGTTGGGGGAGGATAATGATGGTGGACGCTGTGGGTTGGCCTCGATAATGAATGGTGTCTGGCCACACCACCCCCAAGGGAGGGCACTGAAAGAAAAGTGGGAGACAGAATGCTAACCACCCTTTCCAACTTGCCTGGAGCTGGTGTGCATCTCTGAGAGTGTGTGCATGCACGCGTACGGGAGTGTGTACATGTGTTCCCAACACCTGATTCACCCTGCTGAATTCAGAATGGCTACACAAAAGAGGGGGTCCTCAAGAACCCCCAAAGGATGACAGGCCCTGGCTGCTTCCCTCTGATTACCTCAGGGCCTCACAGCTCGCCGGCCCAGTGCAGGTTTTCAGCAAGCTGTCTGCTGAGTTGAAAATGGAAGTGACGAAGGCCCGTGAGCAGGGTGGAGCGCATGGTGGAGGAGTGAGGATCAAGGGCACAAGTggcaggcaggggaagcagaAAAGTCTGCATGTGGGAGACGTCAGGCAGTCCCTTCACTTCTTGATCTCGGGCCCAAGGGATCCTCATGGTGGCTTCAGGGACTGGCCCGACTGAGCCACTGGGATGTGACACTAATTCTGAGGCCAGCCAAGGGAACCAGAGATTTCCCAGGACAATCAGTCCACCCGAGCCAGGAG
Encoded proteins:
- the UBTD1 gene encoding ubiquitin domain-containing protein 1 isoform X2, translating into MTDGQLRSKRDEFWDTAPAFEGRKEIWDALKAAAYAAEANDHELAQAILDGASITLPHGTLCECYDELGNRYQLPIYCLSPPVNLLLEHTEEESVEPPEPTPSVRREFPLKVRLSTGKDVRLSASLPDTVGQLKRQLHAQEGIEPSWQRWFFSGKLLTDRTRLQETKIQKDFVIQVIINQPPPPQD
- the UBTD1 gene encoding ubiquitin domain-containing protein 1 isoform X1 encodes the protein MGNCVGRQRRERPVAPGHPRKRAGRNEPLKKERLKWKSDYPMTDGQLRSKRDEFWDTAPAFEGRKEIWDALKAAAYAAEANDHELAQAILDGASITLPHGTLCECYDELGNRYQLPIYCLSPPVNLLLEHTEEESVEPPEPTPSVRREFPLKVRLSTGKDVRLSASLPDTVGQLKRQLHAQEGIEPSWQRWFFSGKLLTDRTRLQETKIQKDFVIQVIINQPPPPQD